In one window of Helianthus annuus cultivar XRQ/B chromosome 17, HanXRQr2.0-SUNRISE, whole genome shotgun sequence DNA:
- the LOC110920845 gene encoding cytochrome P450 86A22: protein MDLSTGWVILSLIVGYVIWFKSITRSLSGPRVWPVLGSLPGLIQNANRMHDWISDNLRMCGGTYQTCISPIPFLARKQGLVTVTCDPKNLEHILKAKFDNYPKGPTWQAVFHDLLGEGIFNSDGDTWLFQRKTAALEFTTRTLRQAMARWVSRAIKLRFCPILKTAQLEGKPVDLQDLLLRLTFDNICGLAFGKDPQTLSPGLPENSFASAFDRATEATLQRFILPETIWKLKKWLRLGMEVELSQSLSHVDKYLTGVINTRKLELLNSESQTPHDDLLSRFMKKKESYSDTFLQQVALNFILAGRDTSSVALSWFFYLVIKNPRVEMKILTEICEVLNKTRGTDTCKWLDDPLVFEEVDQLTYLKAALSETLRLYPSVPEDSKHVTADDVLPDGTVVPAGSAVTYSIYSTGRMKFIWGEDVLEFRPERWLSDDGKKFEMKDQFRFVSFNAGPRICLGKDLAYLQMKSIAAAVLLRHRLSVVPGHRVEQKMSLTLFMKYGLKVDLHPRDLAPIVATLGQSGIAREL, encoded by the coding sequence ATGGATCTATCTACCGGGTGGGTCATTTTATCACTTATTGTAGGGTATGTGATTTGGTTTAAATCAATCACACGCTCGTTAAGCGGTCCACGTGTATGGCCGGTATTGGGTAGCCTACCAGGCTTAATCCAAAATGCTAATCGCATGCACGATTGGATCTCCGATAATCTTCGCATGTGTGGTGGCACGTACCAAACCTGCATCTCTCCCATCCCCTTTTTAGCCCGAAAGCAAGGTCTCGTGACGGTCACGTGCGATCCGAAAAACCTAGAGCACATCCTCAAGGCTAAATTCGACAATTACCCCAAGGGCCCCACTTGGCAAGCCGTGTTCCATGATCTACTTGGCGAAGGGATCTTCAACTCCGATGGTGACACGTGGCTGTTCCAGCGCAAGACTGCCGCGCTGGAATTCACCACCCGGACCCTCCGCCAAGCCATGGCTCGGTGGGTAAGCCGAGCCATCAAGCTTCGGTTCTGCCCGATTCTAAAAACGGCTCAGCTTGAGGGTAAGCCGGTTGATCTACAAGACCTCTTGCTTCGGCTCACTTTCGACAACATATGCGGCTTGGCTTTCGGGAAAGACCCACAAACCTTATCCCCAGGCTTACCCGAAAACAGCTTCGCTTCGGCTTTCGACCGAGCCACCGAAGCCACGCTACAACGCTTTATTTTACCAGAAACAATTTGGAAGCTAAAAAAATGGCTTCGGCTTGGGATGGAAGTCGAACTGAGCCAAAGCTTAAGCCACGTGGATAAGTATCTGACAGGTGTCATCAACACACGTAAGCTTGAATTACTCAACAGTGAAAGTCAAACCCCACATGACGACCTTCTGTCTCGGTTCATGAAGAAAAAAGAATCCTACTCAGACACATTCCTACAACAGGTGGCACTCAACTTCATCCTAGCTGGACGTGACACGTCATCAGTCGCGCTGAGCTGGTTTTTTTACCTCGTAATTAAAAACCCCAGAGTCGAAATGAAAATATTAACAGAAATATGTGAAGTCCTAAACAAGACACGTGGAACCGACACGTGTAAATGGTTAGACGACCCTTTGGTCTTCGAAGAAGTTGACCAATTAACTTATCTAAAAGCAGCTTTATCGGAAACACTCCGGCTATACCCATCGGTACCGGAAGATTCCAAACACGTCACCGCCGATGACGTCCTCCCCGACGGGACGGTGGTGCCAGCGGGATCCGCCGTCACTTATTCAATCTACTCTACCGGTCGGATGAAGTTTATATGGGGTGAAGATGTTCTTGAATTCCGACCGGAAAGATGGTTATCCGATGAtggtaaaaagtttgagatgaaAGATCAGTTCCGATTTGTGTCGTTTAATGCGGGGCCCAGGATTTGTTTAGGGAAGGATCTGGCTTACTTGCAGATGAAGTCGATAGCGGCGGCGGTGTTGCTGCGCCACCGCCTCTCAGTGGTTCCCGGCCACCGTGTTGAGCAGAAGATGTCGTTAACACTGTTTATGAAATATGGGCTTAAGGTGGACCTGCACCCACGGGATCTGGCGCCTATTGTTGCAACACTTGGTCAATCTGGGATAGCGCGTGAATTgtga
- the LOC110920695 gene encoding BTB/POZ domain-containing protein At5g41330: MPPISLHNPKSKDFNKPNVVTIDVGGQLFQTTIQTLTLAGSNTLFSNLFNSSEQPNRIPFIDRDPELFSIILSLLRTGNLPSKAKSFEIQDIVFEAKFYGVEDLLVQSQSNPSQFEPFDLEKSIILPLSGRDSPSAIAATPYGSVHVSHGSKITSFDWSLQRKSTTLTQFTAIDSLLSLSSNVVAAGATDFCGLQIIDLEMGFVRQTLNWENVTKSGSTVQAIGTSPECLFTSFESSRRNSNSILVYDMNDSFKVVSEIGHNEIFGADLDSAIPSTKLNWIPSLSLLMASGSHSGASGITGNIKFWDIRSGSLVSEIKEKTDCFSDITVSDTLSAVFKIGINSGEVSYIDFRNISSDCCWNCLGDSRKVMNVKKEGIGCKIESHGNQVFSSKEGELELWSEVLMGSSSAATGRNGEEERIFKKNVLGRSKDIGGNRITNLGFGGNKMFVTRKDQQCVEVWQSSVRNII, encoded by the coding sequence ATGCCACCAATTTCACTACACAACCCCAAATCAAAGGATTTCAACAAACCAAACGTTGTCACCATTGATGTGGGTGGTCAACTCTTTCAAACCACcatacaaaccctaaccctagcTGGTTCCAACACCCTTTTCTCCAATCTCTTCAATTCTTCTGAACAACCGAACAGAATCCCTTTTATTGACAGAGACCCTGAATTGTTTTCTATTATCTTATCCCTTTTAAGAACTGGCAATCTGCCATCTAAAGCCAAAAGCTTTGAGATTCAAGATATTGTTTTCGAAGCAAAGTTTTATGGGGTTGAAGATCTTCTTGTCCAATCTCAGTCAAACCCATCTCAATTTGAGCCTTTTGATCTTGAAAAGTCAATCATTTTGCCACTCAGTGGGAGAGATTCACCTTCTGCAATCGCTGCAACGCCTTATGGGTCAGTTCATGTTTCTCATGGTAGCAAGATTACATCTTTTGATTGGTCTTTGCAAAGAAAGTCAACTACTTTGACCCAATTCACAGCTATTGATTCTCTGTTATCTTTGTCATCTAATGTTGTGGCAGCTGGTGCCACTGATTTCTGTGGGTTGCAAATTATTGATCTTGAAATGGGCTTTGTGAGACAGACTTTGAATTGGGAAAATGTGACTAAATCTGGTTCAACTGTTCAAGCAATTGGAACTTCCCCTGAGTGTTTATTCACTAGTTTTGAATCGAGTCGCAGGAATTCGAACTCTATTTTGGTGTATGATATGAATGATAGCTTTAAAGTTGTATCCGAAATTGGGCATAATGAGATATTTGGTGCTGATCTTGATTCCGCAATTCCATCGACAAAATTGAATTGGATTCCAAGTCTTAGTCTTTTAATGGCTTCTGGGTCACACAGTGGAGCATCAGGGATCACAGGAAACATCAAGTTTTGGGATATAAGGTCTGGGAGTCTTGTTTCGGAAATCAAAGAAAAAACCGATTGTTTTTCGGACATCACAGTTTCGGATACCCTTTCCGCTGTTTTCAAGATTGGGATAAACTCAGGAGAGGTTTCTTACATCGATTTTCGGAACATTTCATCGGATTGTTGTTGGAATTGTCTTGGTGATTCAAGAAAAGTGATGAATGTGAAGAAAGAAGGGATTGGTTGCAAGATTGAAAGCCATGGGAATCAGGTTTTTAGTAGTAAAGAAGGGGAGTTGGAGCTTTGGTCTGAGGTGCTGATGGGTTCATCATCAGCAGCAACTGGTAGAAATGGGGAAGAAGAAAGAATCTTTAAGAAAAATGTTTTGGGTAGATCCAAGGATATTGGGGGAAACCGGATAACGAATTTAGGGTTTGGTGGAAACAAAATGTTTGTTACTAGGAAAGATCAGCAATGTGTTGAGGTTTGGCAAAGCTCTGTAAGAAATATAATTTGA
- the LOC110921536 gene encoding ubiquitin-conjugating enzyme E2-23 kDa: MSSPSKRREMDLMKLMMGDYKVEMINDGMQEFYVQFHGPKDSPYQGGVWRIRVELPDAYPYKSPSIGFINKIYHPNVDEMSGSVCLDVINQTWSPMFDLVNVFEVFLPQLLLYPNPSDPLNGDAAALMMRDRTAYEQKVKEYCERYAKPEDAGAVPEEKSSDDEELSEAEYASSDEEVAGKADP; this comes from the exons ATGTCTTCCCCAAGCAAACGCAGGGAGATGGATTTAATGAAGCT GATGATGGGTGATTACAAAGTGGAGATGATCAATGATGGTATGCAAGAGTTTTATGTCCAGTTTCATGGACCTAAAGACA GCCCTTATCAGGGAGGTGTTTGGAGAATTAGAGTGGAGCTACCCGATGCATATCCGTATAAGTCTCCTTCAATTGGATTTATAAACAAAATTTACCACCCCAATGTTGATGAAAT GTCAGGTTCGGTTTGTTTAGACGTCATCAATCAGACATGGAGTCCAATGTTTG ATCTTGTGAATGTGTTTGAAGTCTTCCTTCCACAGCTTCTTTTGTATCCAAACCCGTCGGACCCCTTGAATGGAGATGCTGCAGCACTGATGATGCGGGACCGAACTGCATATGAGCAGAAAGTTAAAG AGTACTGTGAGAGATATGCAAAGCCAGAGGATGCTGGGGCTGTGCCTGAAGAAAAATCTAGTGATGATGAAGAACTGAGTGAAGCTGAATATGCTTCTAGTGATGAAGAAGTTGCTGGAAAAGCTGATCCTTGA